A single genomic interval of Chromatiales bacterium 21-64-14 harbors:
- a CDS encoding ribosome-binding factor A has product MPREFSRTRRVGEQIQRELSGMIQREVKDPRVGWVTVTGVEVSRDMAHARVYVSVLSSDPGPGQDVGQVVTALNHASGFLRRRLSQTLVMRTIPQLHFQHDVSIERGSRLSSLIDQALAEDEKKGGR; this is encoded by the coding sequence ATGCCTAGGGAATTCAGTCGAACCCGGCGCGTTGGCGAGCAGATCCAGCGCGAGCTTTCCGGGATGATTCAGCGCGAGGTGAAAGACCCGCGCGTGGGCTGGGTGACGGTTACCGGGGTGGAAGTAAGCCGTGACATGGCCCACGCCCGCGTATATGTATCGGTGCTGAGTTCCGACCCGGGCCCAGGTCAGGATGTGGGCCAGGTGGTGACCGCGTTGAACCATGCCTCCGGTTTCCTGCGCCGGCGCCTTTCGCAGACGCTGGTGATGCGTACGATCCCGCAGTTACATTTCCAACATGACGTTTCGATTGAGCGCGGTTCCAGACTCAGTTCCTTGATCGATCAGGCGCTGGCCGAGGACGAGAAGAAGGGCGGCCGATAA
- a CDS encoding 30S ribosomal protein S15, whose translation MINSEQKSQIVQDYQRGADDTGSPEVQVALLSARIDHLTGHFATHKHDHHSRQGLLRLVNQRRKLLDYLKRTEHARYQELIGRLGLRR comes from the coding sequence ATGATCAACAGCGAACAGAAGTCGCAGATTGTACAAGACTATCAGCGCGGGGCTGATGACACTGGATCCCCCGAGGTCCAGGTTGCGCTGCTCTCCGCCCGCATTGACCATCTGACCGGTCACTTCGCTACCCACAAACACGACCACCATTCCCGCCAGGGTCTGTTGCGGCTCGTCAACCAACGGCGCAAGCTGCTGGATTATCTGAAGCGGACCGAGCACGCCCGCTATCAGGAGTTGATTGGCCGCCTTGGTCTGCGTCGCTAG
- a CDS encoding translation initiation factor IF-2, which yields MPEVTVKQFAEVVGIPVERLLDQLGEAGLPISTPDETISDKDKVRLLTFLREVHGKTSVVAAEPKKVTLKRKVQSELRLSSGGQGRGATKTVVNVEVRQKRTYIKRSEILKDEAKRREDEAEEQARQEQERAAAEQRAQAEAEALRQELERKAAEEQARLKAEEEARLASEQQRVAVEQARAAPAPAAAAPERPSKRKPAKDDRETRYGRQELHVAVDKSGRRKKRSRSRPVALSGTAQHGFERPTAPIVREVTIPETITVGDLAQKMAIKAAELIKVMIGMGIMATINQIIDQETAALVVEDIGHKPKLLKDTDLEAELVPGHHANVDAVSRPPVVTIMGHVDHGKTSLLDYLRRTKVAAGEAGGITQHIGAYHVQTTKGVVTFLDTPGHAAFTAMRARGAKVTDIVVLVVAADDGVMPQTIEAITHAKAAGVPIVVAVNKIDKPDADPDRVKQELTQHAVIPEEWGGDAMFANVSAKTGDGVDGLLESILLQAEVMELMAVAEGPASGVVLESSLDKGRGPVATILVQSGILHKGDVVLSGKEFGRVRALFDEAGKPVDAATPSIPVVVLGLSGLPNAGDDVTVVSDERKAREIALYRQGKYRDVKLARQHAANLEDVISQMGEGEASSLNLIIKADVQGSAEALEEALTQLSTDEVKVKIVASGVGGITESDANLAVASNAVVVGFNVRADAAARKVIAEAGVDLRYYSVIYHVIDEVKLALSGMLSPEMREQIVGLAEVRDVFRSSKIGAVAGCMVLEGVVRRNNPIRVLRDNVVVFEGELESLRRFKDDVNEVRSGMECGIGVRNYNDVKSGDQIEVYERVEVARTV from the coding sequence ATGCCGGAGGTTACCGTAAAGCAGTTCGCCGAGGTGGTCGGGATACCCGTCGAGCGCCTGCTGGATCAGTTGGGCGAGGCGGGCCTGCCGATCTCTACCCCGGATGAGACCATCAGTGACAAAGACAAGGTGCGCCTTCTGACTTTCCTGCGGGAGGTGCATGGCAAAACCTCCGTGGTCGCCGCGGAACCGAAGAAGGTCACGCTCAAGCGCAAGGTGCAGAGCGAGTTGCGGCTCAGCAGCGGTGGGCAGGGGCGCGGTGCCACCAAGACGGTGGTCAACGTCGAAGTCCGTCAGAAACGAACCTACATCAAACGCAGCGAGATCCTGAAGGACGAAGCCAAGCGGCGCGAGGATGAGGCCGAAGAGCAGGCCCGTCAGGAGCAAGAGCGCGCCGCCGCCGAGCAACGTGCCCAGGCGGAGGCCGAGGCGCTTCGCCAGGAGCTGGAACGCAAAGCTGCGGAGGAGCAGGCCCGGCTCAAGGCTGAGGAGGAAGCGCGGCTTGCCAGTGAACAGCAGCGGGTGGCCGTGGAGCAGGCGCGTGCGGCGCCCGCCCCGGCGGCAGCCGCGCCCGAGCGCCCGTCCAAGCGCAAACCGGCCAAGGACGACCGCGAGACCCGTTACGGGCGCCAGGAACTCCACGTTGCGGTGGACAAGAGCGGGCGGCGCAAGAAGCGCTCCCGGTCCCGGCCCGTGGCCCTGAGCGGTACCGCTCAGCACGGGTTCGAACGTCCGACTGCGCCTATCGTGCGCGAAGTGACGATTCCGGAGACGATCACCGTTGGTGACCTCGCCCAAAAGATGGCGATCAAGGCGGCGGAACTGATCAAGGTCATGATCGGCATGGGTATCATGGCGACCATCAACCAGATAATCGACCAGGAAACCGCGGCGCTGGTGGTGGAGGACATCGGCCACAAGCCCAAGTTGCTCAAGGATACCGATCTGGAAGCGGAATTGGTGCCGGGGCATCACGCCAACGTCGACGCCGTGTCGCGTCCTCCGGTGGTCACGATTATGGGCCACGTTGACCATGGCAAGACGTCCTTGCTCGATTATCTGCGCCGTACCAAGGTGGCGGCGGGTGAGGCGGGTGGGATCACACAGCATATCGGCGCTTACCATGTGCAGACCACCAAGGGTGTGGTCACTTTCCTGGATACGCCGGGCCACGCGGCGTTTACCGCCATGCGTGCGCGCGGCGCCAAGGTGACCGACATCGTAGTACTGGTGGTGGCTGCTGACGACGGTGTGATGCCTCAGACCATCGAGGCGATCACGCACGCCAAGGCCGCCGGAGTTCCGATCGTGGTGGCAGTCAACAAGATCGACAAACCGGACGCGGACCCGGATCGTGTGAAACAGGAGCTTACTCAGCACGCGGTGATCCCGGAAGAATGGGGTGGCGACGCGATGTTTGCCAATGTCTCTGCCAAGACCGGTGACGGGGTGGACGGCCTGTTGGAATCCATCCTTCTGCAGGCGGAGGTCATGGAGTTGATGGCTGTTGCTGAGGGTCCGGCCAGTGGCGTGGTGCTGGAGTCCAGCCTCGACAAGGGGCGTGGACCAGTGGCGACGATACTGGTGCAGAGCGGGATACTGCACAAGGGCGACGTGGTGCTATCCGGCAAGGAGTTCGGTCGGGTACGTGCGTTGTTCGACGAGGCCGGAAAGCCGGTGGACGCAGCTACGCCGTCGATACCGGTGGTGGTACTGGGGCTCTCGGGCCTGCCCAATGCCGGGGACGATGTCACGGTGGTGTCGGATGAACGTAAGGCCCGCGAAATCGCCTTGTATCGTCAGGGCAAGTACCGTGACGTCAAACTGGCCCGCCAGCACGCCGCCAATCTGGAGGACGTGATCTCCCAGATGGGCGAGGGTGAGGCCAGCAGTCTGAATCTGATTATCAAGGCGGACGTGCAAGGTAGCGCGGAGGCGCTTGAGGAAGCGTTGACCCAGCTGTCCACGGACGAAGTGAAGGTGAAGATCGTCGCCAGCGGCGTGGGGGGCATCACTGAGTCCGATGCCAACTTGGCGGTGGCGTCCAACGCGGTCGTGGTCGGGTTCAACGTGCGGGCGGACGCCGCAGCGCGCAAGGTTATCGCAGAGGCCGGCGTGGATCTGCGTTATTACAGTGTCATCTACCATGTCATCGACGAGGTCAAGCTGGCACTGAGCGGCATGTTGTCCCCGGAGATGCGCGAGCAGATCGTCGGGCTTGCGGAAGTCCGGGACGTGTTCCGGTCATCCAAGATCGGAGCGGTTGCCGGGTGCATGGTGCTCGAAGGTGTGGTACGTCGCAATAACCCGATCCGGGTGCTGCGGGACAATGTCGTGGTGTTCGAGGGTGAACTGGAATCTTTGCGCCGCTTCAAGGATGACGTCAACGAAGTGCGCTCCGGGATGGAGTGCGGAATCGGCGTGCGCAATTACAACGACGTCAAGTCCGGCGATCAGATTGAGGTGTACGAGCGTGTGGAGGTGGCCAGGACCGTTTGA
- a CDS encoding LPS export ABC transporter permease LptF, with translation MIIRRYLVREIALPFLVVTAILLVIFASHRIALLLADALSSGLSGRVVAILLGLKLIASLDILLPISLYLGTLIAFGRLYSDREMTVLAACGLSERQILGAVLGLAVGFAILVAVLSMFVKPWAAHMADSVRHQAESSAGVAGISPGRFHELIGGRGVVYVAGLGAQEREMRDIFVHMRSKGIDQVYVARKGYHYLDEQTGRHAIVLENGHRYDSDASGSVYRVVRYDKLTTWLQRASQDSFVHQRIAAPTLKLLRSTNRWDIAEFQWRLSMPLATVILVLLAVPLSRMNPRQGKYARVFTAILVYAVYYNLLGVAKSWVERGKLPVDPGLGVVHGLMLLVAIVLLLQPWLSLRWSRSGSTA, from the coding sequence TTGATCATACGGCGCTATCTAGTCCGCGAGATCGCGCTTCCGTTCCTGGTAGTCACGGCCATCCTGTTAGTGATCTTCGCGAGCCATCGCATCGCCTTGCTGCTGGCCGATGCGCTGTCCAGCGGCTTGTCCGGTCGGGTGGTTGCCATTCTGCTCGGCCTGAAACTCATCGCGTCGCTGGATATCCTGCTTCCGATCTCCCTGTATCTCGGCACGCTGATCGCGTTTGGACGTCTGTACAGTGACCGGGAGATGACCGTACTGGCGGCCTGCGGCCTGTCGGAACGCCAGATCCTGGGGGCTGTGCTGGGCCTCGCGGTGGGCTTTGCCATTCTGGTGGCGGTCCTGTCCATGTTCGTAAAGCCGTGGGCGGCCCACATGGCCGATTCGGTGCGCCACCAGGCAGAGTCGTCGGCAGGCGTGGCGGGGATCTCGCCGGGCCGCTTCCACGAGCTTATCGGTGGACGCGGTGTGGTCTATGTGGCAGGGCTCGGCGCCCAAGAGCGCGAGATGCGGGATATCTTCGTGCACATGCGGAGCAAGGGCATCGACCAGGTATACGTGGCGCGCAAGGGATACCACTATCTCGATGAACAGACCGGGCGTCATGCCATTGTGCTGGAGAACGGTCATCGCTATGATTCGGACGCGTCCGGATCTGTCTACCGCGTGGTCCGTTACGACAAGCTCACCACTTGGTTGCAGCGCGCCTCGCAGGACTCATTCGTACACCAGCGCATCGCCGCGCCCACCTTGAAACTGCTGCGTTCCACCAATCGATGGGATATCGCCGAGTTTCAATGGCGCCTCTCGATGCCGTTGGCCACGGTGATCCTGGTCTTGCTGGCAGTGCCACTGAGCCGCATGAACCCGCGACAGGGCAAGTATGCACGGGTGTTCACCGCGATTCTGGTGTACGCGGTTTACTACAATTTGCTTGGTGTTGCTAAATCCTGGGTGGAACGCGGAAAACTCCCGGTGGACCCTGGTCTGGGGGTGGTGCATGGGTTGATGTTGCTGGTAGCCATTGTGTTGTTGTTGCAACCGTGGCTGTCGCTGCGCTGGAGTCGGAGCGGTAGCACGGCATGA
- a CDS encoding tRNA pseudouridine(55) synthase TruB has product MARLGKKRRNISGIILLDKPTGLTSNEALQIVKRLFWAQKAGHTGSLDPLASGLLPVCLGEATKVSGFLLDANKHYWVRCRLGERTTTGDAEGEVVERRPVVGLDRARVERVLKGLIGTQDQIPPMYSAVKHQGQRLYKLARQGVEVERAPRTVVIHTMTLLGLEAETLEFDVLCSKGTYVRTLAEDIGEILGCGAHVSALRRLGVGPYEAAGMVTLDTLQSLADEDPGRLDSVILPMESALTDWPHVRLSDDAAYYLRMGQPVLVPHAPTCGWVRLYARDQRFMGVGQILDDGRVAPRRLVGGA; this is encoded by the coding sequence ATGGCCCGACTAGGTAAGAAGCGTAGAAACATCAGTGGGATCATCCTGTTGGATAAACCGACCGGCTTGACGTCCAACGAAGCTCTGCAGATTGTCAAACGTCTGTTTTGGGCGCAAAAGGCGGGGCATACCGGCAGCCTCGATCCCCTGGCCAGTGGGTTGCTCCCGGTGTGTTTGGGGGAAGCCACCAAGGTCTCGGGGTTCCTGTTGGATGCCAACAAGCACTATTGGGTGCGGTGCCGGCTCGGAGAGCGCACTACCACCGGGGACGCCGAGGGGGAGGTGGTGGAGCGCCGCCCAGTGGTGGGCCTGGATCGGGCCCGGGTCGAACGGGTTCTGAAGGGCCTCATCGGGACCCAGGACCAAATACCCCCCATGTACTCCGCGGTAAAACACCAAGGCCAGCGCCTCTACAAGCTTGCCCGGCAGGGAGTGGAGGTCGAGCGTGCGCCGCGTACCGTGGTGATACACACCATGACCCTGTTGGGACTGGAGGCGGAGACTCTGGAATTTGACGTGCTCTGTTCGAAGGGGACCTATGTCCGCACGTTGGCGGAGGATATCGGCGAAATTTTGGGTTGCGGAGCCCACGTCAGCGCGCTGCGCCGGCTGGGTGTGGGGCCCTACGAGGCCGCCGGGATGGTGACCCTGGACACGTTACAGTCTCTCGCCGACGAGGATCCGGGCCGTCTCGACAGCGTGATCCTTCCCATGGAGAGCGCCTTGACCGATTGGCCACACGTGCGTTTGTCCGATGATGCGGCCTATTACCTGCGTATGGGCCAACCGGTATTGGTGCCCCACGCGCCGACTTGCGGTTGGGTGCGCCTCTACGCGCGGGACCAGCGATTCATGGGGGTAGGGCAGATTTTGGACGACGGGCGGGTTGCACCGCGCCGTCTGGTGGGCGGCGCTTGA
- a CDS encoding LPS export ABC transporter permease LptG has translation MKLLDRYIAGKVVESVLLVLLALVVLFAFTNFLGELGDVGKGRYDLPLALIYVLLLTPRQILELFPVSALLGSVVALGLMANNNELAVIRAAGVSVARITWPVLKAGALLMFLALVLGEGLAPPAERYAHDLRVSAITGEPALRTSRGIWIRYQEGFIHIGDVVAGDALRDVTVYELDDQYQLKQTESAPQARYRNGQWVLLDVRQVIYTGDGLQVHKLRRMVGPLRLDPRQLKRLIIPPEDLSMVGLYKYVRYLERTGQNPGRYALAFWHKLSVPLVTGLMVVLAVPFVFGSLRSVTIGQRMVAAALVGIGFQLLDQTAGQVTLLYNLPPALGAFLPAGLALVLAVVLLRRVY, from the coding sequence ATGAAGCTTCTGGACCGCTATATCGCCGGCAAAGTGGTCGAGAGCGTTCTACTGGTTCTGCTGGCGTTGGTGGTTCTGTTCGCCTTCACCAATTTCCTGGGGGAACTGGGAGACGTGGGGAAAGGGCGTTACGATTTGCCTCTTGCCCTGATCTATGTCCTGCTGCTCACGCCGCGCCAGATATTGGAGCTGTTCCCGGTCTCCGCGCTCCTAGGCTCGGTCGTAGCCCTCGGATTGATGGCCAACAACAATGAATTGGCGGTGATCCGCGCTGCCGGGGTGTCCGTAGCCAGGATCACCTGGCCGGTGTTGAAGGCGGGTGCGCTGCTCATGTTTCTGGCGCTGGTGCTCGGGGAAGGCTTGGCACCGCCCGCGGAACGATACGCTCATGATTTGCGGGTATCGGCCATCACCGGGGAGCCGGCGCTGCGTACCTCTAGGGGAATTTGGATCCGCTACCAGGAGGGCTTCATCCACATCGGCGATGTCGTTGCAGGTGATGCCCTGCGCGACGTTACTGTCTACGAGTTGGACGACCAGTACCAGTTGAAACAAACCGAGTCCGCGCCGCAGGCCCGTTACCGAAACGGCCAGTGGGTGCTGCTGGACGTGCGCCAAGTGATCTATACCGGTGATGGACTGCAGGTCCACAAACTGCGGCGCATGGTCGGCCCTCTGCGCCTCGATCCACGGCAGCTCAAACGCCTGATCATCCCGCCGGAGGACCTCTCCATGGTTGGGCTTTACAAGTACGTCCGCTACCTGGAGCGTACCGGTCAGAACCCGGGACGCTATGCCTTGGCCTTTTGGCACAAACTGAGTGTGCCGTTGGTGACCGGATTGATGGTAGTGCTGGCGGTCCCCTTCGTGTTCGGCTCGCTGCGCTCGGTCACTATCGGCCAACGTATGGTCGCCGCGGCGCTGGTAGGGATTGGGTTCCAGTTGCTGGATCAGACCGCCGGTCAGGTCACCCTGCTGTACAATCTGCCGCCGGCCCTTGGCGCATTCCTGCCCGCGGGCCTGGCGCTGGTGTTGGCGGTGGTACTGCTGCGCCGGGTGTATTGA
- the nusA gene encoding transcription termination/antitermination protein NusA (modifies transcription through interactions with RNA polymerase affecting elongation, readthrough, termination, and antitermination), which yields MNKEVLLVVDAVSNEKGVGKEVIFEAIEAALASATKKRYGGEIEVRVAIDRDTGNYSTFRCWAVLDDGAEIEQPEAQLPLTEARGRDSQVEVGQFIEEPLESITFGRIAAQTAKQVIVQKVREAERAQVVESYKDRTGELVSGIVKRMERGGVVLDLGSNAEALIPREEMIPREALRPGDRVRGFLYEVHPEPRGPQLFVSRTRSELLLELFKLEVPEVGQGLIDIMAAARDPGLRAKIAVRSNDARIDPVGACVGMRGSRVQTVSNELTGERIDIILWNENPAQFVINAMSPAEVLSIVVDEDSHSMDIAVAEDRLAQSIGRGGQNVRLASQLTGWELNVMSETQAEEKSEAEGQALQKMFMDQLDVDEEVAVILVQEGFSSIEEVAYVPAGELVNIEEFDETIVEELRNRARDVLLIKAIADEEKLSAVEPAQDLLEMDGMDRELAYRLASGGVVTMEDLAEQSVDELKDLAGVEDERAAHLIMTARAPWFENEQQQQN from the coding sequence ATGAACAAAGAAGTACTGCTGGTCGTGGACGCCGTCTCCAATGAGAAGGGTGTTGGCAAGGAGGTCATCTTCGAGGCCATCGAAGCCGCGCTCGCCTCGGCGACCAAGAAGCGCTACGGCGGGGAGATCGAGGTGCGTGTCGCCATTGACCGGGATACCGGCAATTACAGCACGTTCCGCTGTTGGGCGGTTCTTGATGACGGCGCCGAGATCGAGCAGCCCGAGGCCCAGCTCCCGCTGACAGAGGCCCGTGGGCGTGATTCACAGGTGGAAGTGGGGCAGTTCATAGAAGAGCCGCTGGAATCGATTACTTTCGGCCGCATCGCCGCCCAGACCGCGAAGCAGGTCATCGTTCAGAAGGTCCGCGAGGCGGAGCGTGCGCAGGTCGTGGAGTCGTATAAGGACCGCACCGGAGAACTGGTGAGTGGGATCGTCAAACGCATGGAGCGCGGCGGGGTGGTTCTGGACCTGGGGAGCAACGCGGAAGCATTGATTCCCCGCGAGGAGATGATTCCTCGGGAGGCTCTGCGTCCGGGTGACCGGGTGCGGGGGTTTCTATATGAGGTTCATCCAGAGCCGCGTGGGCCACAGCTGTTCGTCAGCCGTACCCGTTCTGAACTGCTGCTGGAATTGTTCAAGCTGGAGGTGCCGGAAGTCGGGCAAGGCCTGATCGATATCATGGCGGCGGCTCGCGATCCGGGCCTGCGGGCGAAGATCGCGGTGCGTTCCAACGATGCGCGGATCGATCCGGTAGGCGCCTGCGTGGGTATGCGGGGTTCCCGGGTCCAGACGGTGTCCAATGAGCTCACGGGGGAACGTATCGACATCATCCTGTGGAATGAGAATCCGGCGCAATTCGTGATCAACGCCATGTCGCCGGCGGAAGTGCTATCGATAGTCGTTGATGAAGATTCGCACAGCATGGACATCGCGGTGGCGGAGGACCGGCTCGCGCAGAGCATAGGCCGCGGGGGTCAGAACGTCCGGCTCGCCAGCCAGCTTACCGGTTGGGAACTCAACGTAATGAGCGAAACCCAGGCCGAGGAGAAGAGCGAGGCTGAGGGGCAGGCACTACAGAAGATGTTCATGGACCAACTCGACGTGGACGAAGAAGTGGCCGTTATCCTTGTGCAGGAGGGTTTCTCCAGCATCGAGGAGGTCGCTTATGTGCCGGCCGGAGAGTTGGTCAACATCGAGGAGTTCGATGAGACGATCGTGGAAGAGCTGCGCAACCGCGCTCGAGACGTTCTGCTGATCAAGGCGATTGCCGACGAAGAGAAGTTGAGCGCGGTGGAACCGGCGCAGGATCTGCTCGAGATGGACGGCATGGATCGTGAGCTGGCTTATCGGCTCGCCAGCGGCGGGGTGGTGACGATGGAGGATCTGGCCGAGCAGTCCGTCGACGAGTTGAAGGATCTCGCCGGCGTGGAAGATGAGCGGGCCGCGCACCTTATTATGACCGCGCGTGCGCCCTGGTTCGAGAACGAGCAGCAGCAACAGAACTGA
- a CDS encoding polyribonucleotide nucleotidyltransferase — protein MLNVKPVKKSFQYGDHMVTLETGEIARQASGAVVVNMADTVVLVTAVGLKEAREGRDFFPLTVNYQERTYSAGKIPGGFFRREGRPSEKETLTSRLIDRPLRPLFPKGFRNEVQIIATVMSLNKDVDPEIPAMIGASAALAISGLPFNGPIGGARVGYKDGQYLLNPSMTALKDSQLDLVVAGTANAVLMVESEAKELAEDVMLGAVVFGHEQMQIVIRAIQELKAEVGAQPWTWQAVSEDQSLGAAVAEACEAALTEAYQIKEKLTRQDRVAEIRADVVARLAATDGAGWTAEAISGGIDRLEKRVVRRRVIAGEPRIDGRDTRTVRPITIRTGVLPRAHGSALFTRGETQALVVTTLGTGRDAQIIDAIEGERRDPFMLHYNFPPYCVGETGMVGSPKRREIGHGRLAKRGIQAVMPTMEQFPYVLRVVSEITESNGSSSMASVCGTSLSLMDAGVPIKAPVAGIAMGLIKESDGFAVLTDIIGDEDHLGDMDFKVAGTQAGITALQMDIKIDGITRQIMDTALQQARDARMHILDRMQEAIAVPRAQMSEYAPRIISFRIDPDKIRDVIGKGGVTIRSITEETGTTIDITDDGTVKIASVDKADGEEARRRVELITADVEVGKIYDGRVAKLMDFGAFVTILPGKDGLVHISQISEERVQKVSDKLSEGDLVKVKVLEVDKQGRIRLSIKAVND, from the coding sequence ATGTTGAACGTGAAACCCGTGAAGAAGAGCTTCCAGTACGGTGATCATATGGTCACCCTGGAGACCGGTGAGATTGCCCGACAGGCGAGCGGCGCAGTCGTAGTGAATATGGCCGATACTGTGGTCCTGGTGACCGCGGTTGGGTTAAAGGAAGCACGCGAAGGGAGGGATTTTTTCCCCCTGACGGTGAATTACCAGGAGCGGACCTATTCCGCGGGCAAGATCCCTGGAGGGTTTTTCCGGCGTGAGGGGCGACCTTCCGAGAAAGAAACCCTGACCTCCCGCCTCATTGATCGTCCGCTCCGCCCCTTGTTCCCGAAAGGTTTCCGCAACGAAGTACAGATCATCGCGACGGTAATGTCGCTGAACAAGGACGTGGATCCCGAGATCCCTGCCATGATCGGCGCCTCGGCGGCGCTGGCGATTTCCGGGCTCCCGTTCAACGGTCCGATCGGGGGTGCCCGGGTCGGCTACAAGGACGGCCAGTACCTACTGAACCCGTCCATGACCGCCCTCAAAGACTCGCAGCTGGACTTGGTGGTCGCGGGTACCGCAAACGCGGTCCTGATGGTGGAGTCGGAGGCCAAGGAGCTGGCCGAGGACGTCATGCTGGGGGCGGTGGTGTTCGGCCACGAACAGATGCAGATCGTGATCCGCGCTATCCAGGAACTGAAGGCCGAAGTTGGGGCGCAGCCTTGGACGTGGCAAGCCGTTTCCGAAGATCAGTCCTTGGGCGCCGCGGTGGCAGAGGCCTGCGAGGCGGCGCTGACCGAGGCCTATCAGATCAAAGAGAAGCTCACGCGTCAGGATCGCGTCGCCGAGATTCGAGCGGACGTGGTGGCCCGTCTCGCCGCGACCGATGGTGCCGGCTGGACCGCGGAGGCCATATCAGGTGGCATCGACCGGCTGGAGAAGCGCGTCGTCCGCCGGCGGGTGATCGCTGGCGAGCCGCGCATCGATGGCCGCGACACGCGCACCGTGCGCCCGATCACCATTCGTACCGGTGTGCTGCCCCGTGCCCATGGCTCGGCCTTGTTCACTCGGGGCGAGACCCAGGCTTTGGTGGTAACGACGCTGGGTACCGGCCGTGATGCCCAGATCATTGATGCCATCGAAGGCGAGCGCCGCGACCCGTTCATGCTGCATTACAATTTTCCACCCTATTGCGTCGGAGAGACCGGCATGGTGGGCTCCCCGAAACGCCGTGAGATCGGCCACGGCCGTTTGGCCAAGCGCGGGATCCAGGCGGTGATGCCGACCATGGAGCAGTTCCCCTACGTGCTGCGCGTGGTCTCCGAGATTACTGAATCCAACGGTTCTAGCTCCATGGCATCGGTATGCGGGACCAGTCTCTCGCTGATGGACGCCGGTGTGCCCATCAAGGCCCCGGTGGCCGGTATTGCCATGGGCCTGATCAAGGAATCCGACGGTTTCGCGGTGCTGACCGACATCATCGGTGATGAAGATCACCTGGGCGACATGGACTTCAAGGTCGCGGGGACCCAGGCCGGTATTACCGCCCTGCAGATGGATATCAAGATCGATGGGATTACACGCCAGATCATGGACACCGCCTTGCAGCAGGCGCGGGACGCGCGGATGCATATCCTGGACCGCATGCAGGAGGCGATCGCCGTGCCGCGTGCCCAGATGTCCGAATACGCGCCGCGTATCATTTCCTTCCGGATTGATCCGGACAAGATCCGCGATGTCATTGGCAAGGGTGGCGTGACCATCCGGAGTATCACTGAAGAGACCGGCACCACCATCGACATCACCGATGACGGCACGGTCAAGATCGCGTCGGTGGATAAGGCCGATGGCGAGGAGGCACGACGCCGCGTCGAGCTGATCACCGCTGACGTGGAGGTGGGCAAGATTTATGATGGACGCGTGGCGAAGCTTATGGACTTCGGTGCGTTTGTGACGATCCTGCCGGGCAAGGACGGTTTGGTGCATATCTCCCAGATTTCCGAGGAGCGGGTCCAGAAGGTCAGCGACAAGCTCTCGGAGGGTGACCTGGTGAAGGTTAAGGTCCTGGAGGTGGATAAGCAGGGCCGCATCCGTCTCAGCATCAAGGCGGTGAACGACTGA